In one window of Juglans regia cultivar Chandler chromosome 3, Walnut 2.0, whole genome shotgun sequence DNA:
- the LOC109022297 gene encoding COP1-interacting protein 7: MDAKARLDYALFQLTPTRTRCDLMVFSGRITEKLASGLFDPFVSHLKSLKDEISKGGYSIKLCPPAHAAPWFTKGTVERFVRFVSTPALLERFVSIEREILQIDSSVQANELSNTHVHGQLVEGSVLAANVHTKKRPDSPKLKSEVEHTDDDVKEENSRIHLQRLLVTRKTFLRKEQAMAYVCGIVAGFEMDNIDDLISFAGAFGALRLREACINFKDLCKKKDADGLWMEELTAMQACSPPELSFVEASGIVLTNEISAHNQRAVLDSSKGSVSTIKGVPNESLDTSKSGSSTSQASLHSKKDNTLPSDQIPSSTAKLQLPMPWTTQIPPYIYNFQIPIQQIPPHQGYPFPTMQSVPHNANNMQWPRPNYHRNQKSYSVGSKKNFPNKKEVVYSEEDRQTESSDSDSGSDSDSNLPQDRQNSLMEHSYKKECKKKSSRTVFIRNINYIRPKSTDGDRGGVPVETSADEELIYGDSLKQEIEDSIGSSKKIHNSNSRNEKTRGLDKSCHNLNQSSDAADQDLLSDLITDSSKVERRNESWDSFQNLLMKNDETHTRGMEKLHLINVQNEHCTVPNSEDEMSISFKPVVEKAPNWLTAAADSFVATERMSESDGRVELEDFENSKNFHHVIKRRDSADEELVIPQRLEESGTGLGITLSNCSAERTIIKTGRTEDWFIINHSGMPENQDVNIQRMVLDEDCIVSLEGDCPHTEKSRIGTLTDDSFMIETRSAVDDLYDSQWKTDICMETDMTLAAHSENGTPDISQVKYEVSNAYDPDDLCVVFERDSRVDFAEFSLSMNYGIDISLTEANGKCSGAGTSEHVDQKLPLNCKSTSVNNSGATGTKYPSKEARSKVLGGALGKSKYQIMSKSKKPSPVSRPIVQNSKLEKEEEIRKKMEDMLIQRQKRIAEKTAAGHFAPTTSKKVVSQSKTMKSSFKSEKIISTTSNTNRIGSVKISAT; the protein is encoded by the exons ATGGACGCCAAAGCTCGTCTCGATTATGCTCTCTTCCAGCTCACCCCAACTAGAACCAG ATGTGATCTTATGGTCTTTTCTGGACGCATTACTGAGAAACTAGCTTCTGGATTATTTGACCCTTTCGTTTCTCACCTCAAATCTTTGAAAGATGAGATCTCAAAAGGTGGGTACTCGATCAAGCTTTGCCCACCCGCCCATGCTGCACCCTGGTTCACCAAAGGCACAGTCGAAAG ATTTGTGCGCTTTGTAAGCACACCGGCACTTCTTGAGAGGTTTGTCAGCATAGAAAGAGAGATCTTGCAGATTGACAGTTCAGTTCAAGCTAATGAACTATCCAATACCCATGTACATGGCCAATTGGTGGAAG GAAGTGTTTTAGCTGCTAATGTTCATACAAAGAAGCGTCCTGATTCCCCCAAG CTAAAATCTGAAGTAGAACACACAGATGATGATGTGAAAGAAGAAAACTCCAG GATTCACCTCCAACGCCTTTTAGTTACTCGGAAAACTTTCCTTCGGAAAGAGCAGGCAATGGCTTATGTGTGTGGTATTGTTGCTGGATTTGAAATGGACAATATAGATGATCTCATTTCCTTTGCAGGTGCCTTTGGAGCGCTGCGTTTAAG GGAAGCATGCATTAATTTCAAAGATTTGTGCAAGAAAAAGGATGCAGATGGTCTTTGGATGGAGGAATTAACAGCCATGCAAGCATGCTCCCCACCAGAACTTTCATTTGTGGAAGCATCTGGAATTGTATTGACGAATGAAATAAGTGCCCACAATCAACGTGCTGTGTTAGACTCATCCAAAGGTAGTGTCTCTACCATTAAAGgtgtgccaaatgagtctttggATACCTCAAAATCTGGCTCTTCTACAAGTCAAGCAAGTTTACACAGCAAAAAAG ATAATACTTTGCCATCAGATCAGATACCATCCTCTACTGCAAAATTACAATTGCCTATGCCATGGACGACCCAAAttcctccatatatatacaatttccaAATTCCCATCCAACAAATACCTCCACATCAAGGATATCCTTTCCCTACTATGCAATCTGTTCCTCACAATGCAAATAATATGCAGTGGCCACGACCCAATTATCATAGGAATCAGAAGTCATATTCAGTGGGGAGCAAGAAaaactttccaaataaaaaagaagttgTATATTCAGAAGAAGACAGACAAACAGAGTCCAGTGACTCTGATTCTGGGAGCGATTCAGATTCAAATTTACCGCAAGACAGACAGAATTCTTTAATGGAGCATTCATACAAAAAAGAATGCAAGAAGAAGTCCTCCAGAACAGTTTTCATTCGTAATATCAACTATATCAGGCCTAAGAGTACAGATGGGGACAGGGGTGGAGTCCCAGTTGAAACTTCTGCAGATGAAGAATTAATTTATGGAGATTCACTTAAACAGGAGATAGAGGATTCAATTGGATCATCTAAGAAGATACATAACTCAAACTCACGTAATGAGAAGACAAGGGGTTTGGATAAGAGCTGCCACAATTTGAACCAGTCAAGTGATGCTGCTGACCAGGATCTTCTCAGCGATCTGATCACAGATTCTTCTAAGGTAGAGAGAAGAAATGAGAGCTGGGATTCTTTTCAGAACcttttgatgaaaaatgatGAGACGCATACTAGAGGGATGGAAAAGCTGCATCTGATAAATGTTCAGAACGAGCATTGTACAGTCCCAAATTCTGAAGATGAAATGTCAATCTCATTCAAACCTGTTGTTGAAAAAGCTCCAAACTGGCTGACAGCCGCAGCTGATTCCTTTGTTGCGACTGAGAGGATGAGTGAAAGTGATGGTAGAGTTGAATTGGAAGATTTTGAAAACAGCAAGAATTTCCATCATGTTATAAAGAGGAGGGACTCTGCAGATGAGGAACTAGTAATTCCCCAGAGATTGGAAGAGTCTGGAACCGGACTTGGGATTACATTATCTAATTGTTCAGCTGAGAGGACAATAATCAAGACTGGGAGGACAGAAGATTGGTTTATTATCAATCACTCAGGAATGCCAGAAAACCAGGATGTAAACATCCAGCGAATGGTCCTTGATGAGGATTGCATTGTGTCATTAGAAGGCGATTGCCCCCACACCGAGAAAAGTAGAATAGGGACACTTACTGATGATTCTTTCATGATAGAGACGCGATCGGCTGTTGATGATCTGTATGACTCGCAATGGAAAACAGACATATGTATGGAGACTGATATGACTTTAGCTGCCCACTCGGAAAACGGAACTCCAGATATTTCGCAAGTGAAGTATGAAGTATCTAATGCCTATGATCCAGATGATCTTTGTGTGGTATTTGAACGAGATTCCAGAGTGGATTTTGCTGAGTTTTCTTTGAGTATGAACTATGGAATTGACATCTCACTCACAGAAGCTAATGGAAAATGCTCTGGTGCTGGAACAAGTGAACATGTGGACCAGAAGCTTCCTTTGAATTGTAAGAGCACCAGTGTCAATAATAGTGGAGCTACTGGAACAAAATACCCCAGTAAAGAAGCAAGATCAAAGGTTTTAGGTGGAGCTCTAGGAAAAAGCAAATATCAGATCATGTCCAAAAGCAAGAAACCATCTCCTGTGAGCAGGCCCATTGTCCAGAATAGCAAATTGGAGAAG GAAGAAGAAATCCGGAAAAAGATGGAAGATATGTTGATCCAGCGCCAGAAAAGAATTGCTGAAAAAACTGCAGCTGGTCATTTTGCTCCAACCACATCAAAGAAAGTCGTATCACAAAGTAAAACAATGAAAAGTTCCTTTAAGAGTGAAAAGATAATTTCCACAACTAGTAATACAAACAGGATTGGTTCTGTCAAAATCAGTGCTACTTAA